Part of the Gemmatimonadetes bacterium SCN 70-22 genome, CTGACGAGGGGCGGGGGGATGGGGAGGGGGAGGGGGAGGGGGAGGTGACGGAGGGGTAGCGGGTGGGCGGCGGCAGGAAGTGTCGCTTGCTTAACGAGGGATGCGGCGTAAGGTTTGGACGCGGGATTCCCCCGGGCAGGCCGTGGGGAGTGCCCCCCGGGCGGACCCGGCGGGGTTACCGCCGCAGGAGAGATGAATGCGGGAGTTTGTCCGCCGACACGGAGTGAGCATGAGTCCACAGCCGCAGCCTTCGCCCCTCATTGCGGGGAGCGTCCTCCCCATCAAGCGGGCGGAGGAGCTGTTGCAGACGTTGCCCGGGGTGATTGCGGCGCGGATCATCTCCAGCGACACCGGGGCGGTGGACGAGATCCACGTGCTGACGACGGCGGAGCTGACCCCCAAGCAGACGGTGCGCAACATCGAGAGCGCGCTGATCGCGCACCTGGGGATGCGGGTGGATCATCGCAAGATCTCGGTGGCCACCAGCCTGGAGCCGCGGCGTCCGGTGGCGAGCGGGGGGCAGCCGGCGGTGGTCCCCGAGGTGCCCCCGGGCGCGCCCGTGCTTGCGGCATCCGGCGGGGCCGCTCCCGCGTCCGCCGCCGTGGCGGGGGTGGGGGGGGCGGTCGCCACCCCTCCCGACGGCGCCCCGGCAGTTGCCGTCGAGGCGGGGGGCGACACGCGCCCCTTTTATTTCGACGATGTGGAGGTGCGCCGCTCGCGCGCCAAGGGGATTACGTGTCGGGTTACGCTCGCCAAGGGTGATGCGTCTTACAGTGGCGAGGCGGAGGGGATGGAGAACGAGCGGTCGCGGGTGGAGCTGGCGGCGCGGGCCGCGCTGCGGGCCATCGTGGAGGGGGAGCCGGGGGTGAAGGCGCTGGACCTGGCGGGGGCGATGGTGGTGCCGGCGTTCGACCGCGAGTTCGTCTTCGTGGGGGTGACGGCGCAGCAGGCGCGGGCCAGCGTGCTGCTGACGGGGAGTTGCGAGGTGAAGGACAGCCCCGAGACGGCGAGCGTGCTGGCGGTGCTGGACGCCACCAACCGCTGGTTGTCGCGCAAGTAGGCGGAGCCGGCGCTGGATGGTGCCGGCGTGACCACTCCAACGGCAGGCGTACCACACGGATTACTAAAGCAATACAACTGAGGCCCCCGTTCCCGCGAACGAGCGAAGTAGAGCGGGAACACCAGCAGTACGAGCGGAGCCAACCTTAGATCTCACGCGTGCCAGTCAGCAGCGGCATGACGTCGAAAGGGAGGTGACGCTGGTATGGACTTCGTCCAGTGGTTTGTCGGAGTTCTCTCAGGCATCCTGACTTGGAACTAAGCGAGGGGCGGGGGCCCCTTTCAACTTGGCGATATCGCCCAGAACGGGAGTAGATCGTGGTCGTAGCGCCCGGCTCGCAGAATTGAACGCGCACTCCCGCCCCCGATATCGAATCGCGGCACTCGAGTGGAAAAAACTACGCAGAGACTCAAACCAAGGCCTTGGAGTCGACTCATCGAGCGGGTAGAGCCTTCTCCCACGAGTCTTGGCAGTACGCGAAGGGCGACGCCAGTGGTCGCAGTGACGGCGGCTCTGGCGATTGTCACGTTCGTGGTTCTCTGGGCTTCGATCGCTGCGGAGCCGAGCGCGAAGCTCGCGCTCGGAGCGACGTTGGCGGCGATTGGCGTTCTGGCCGACTTCATGGCGTTCTATGCGCAAGGGAAGAGCGTTGTCGGGTCGATCGCGCTCATCCCACTATCAAGTGCCGCGCTCTTGGTCCCAGATCACCGCGGGTTAGTACTTATCGTACTCGCACAGATCATTACCGAGGTCCACAAGAAGCGACCTGCGCTCAAGTTCGCATTCAACGTATCTCAAGTCGCGCTCGGATTCGGAATCGGAATACTCCTTTTCCGACAATTCGGCGGGATGCCGTTCGGCAGCCTGTTGGGCGAGAGTTTCCTTTCGGCGGCATCCGCAATCCTCGCGCCAACGGCGCTCCTGGTGGCGAGCGTGATGCTCATCAATACGCTCAGCGTGAGTGCCGTCGTCGCTGCTGTCTCCGGTCAGAGCTTTCTACGGTTGTGGGTCGACGGAAACAAAGCCACCGCCCTCTTTTCGATCTTTCACGTCATCCTGACGTTCTATACCAGCTGGCTCAGCCTAAACCTCGGCGTTCTTGGCGCTGCTGGTATGGCGATTCCGATGATCGCGGTCAGACAGCTCCTTCGAACGACCGCCGAACTCACTGGCGTGACTGAAGAGCTGCTTGATCTGATGGTTGCTGCTATCGAGGCGAGAGATCCGTACACATCCGGACACTCGAAGCGGGTGGCAGAGGCTTCACGAATCATCGCGAAGGCGTTGGGCCTGAACGCCGAAAAGGTCGAGCGTGTCGAGGTTGCTGCGCTACTGCACGACGTGGGGAAGATTGATGAGCAGTTTGCTCGAATCCTTGCCAAGGAGGGGCGCCTGACTCCAGAAGAGTGGACCGTGATGAAGCGGCACCCCGTGCGTGGGGCGGAACTAGTCGGGCTGCTCACGAGTCTCAAGGACATCGTCCCCGCAGTAAGGCACCATCATGAGAACTGGGATGGTACCGGATACCCTGACGGTATCAAGGGCGACGCGATCCCGCTTGCGTCGCGAATTATCATGTTTGCTGATACTCTCGACGCCATTACGACCGATCGCCCCTATCGGAAGGCCCTCGCCGCGGAAGACGCTCGTCGAGAGTTTTTGAAGTTCAGGGGTAAGCAGTTTGACCCAACGTTGTGTGATGTTGTGGTGTCGCCTAACGTGTGGGCGGAACTGTTCGCGTGTGTGGAAACGGATCGCGCAGCACACCTCGAGCCTGCACAGGAAATCGCAACGAGTGCGGTCGCATAGCTCGTAGCCAGGCATAGCCCTCCGCCGCAAGTGACTCAGCGGCTTGTAGTGTAGTCACGACGCACCAGTCACTGTCGTGGGAAAGGAAAACGGTCCAGGCGTAAGCTCTCTTCGTCGCGCTCGGTATTCTCGCGCGATCGACTCCGCGGTGGCGATATCGCCGGTCGACGAGAGTGCGCGGCACAGGATTGTCGTATTCAGATCCTGTCGCCCCAGCCCGCCTCCCCTGCGAAAGAGTTCTTCGCAACTCTCCAAGTCCTCTCGGCAAATGGTCGACGGTGCGATCATTAGCTTGAGCGCGATTTCGCCAATGGTCGCGCAATAGCGTGTCGCGGCGAGAGGGTGCTGGAGGTGCGAAGTGGTTTCATCGGCCAATCTCGTCGCTAGCTGATTGTCGTTCGTGAGCCACGCGAACATGATGGAAGAATACCTAAGCATGATTCGCATTGCCTCCGTGCCCGAGCGAGTCAAGAGCTCTCGTGAGCGTGCCAGCTCGATCTCCGCGAGGCTCAGTTGCCCGTTCAGGAGATAGCAGGTGAGCAGCACGTCGGATGTAGCGAACGCCTGTGCGGAAAGCCTGAGCTTCTCTGCGGCCTCAAGTGATTCGGCGAGCAGCCGTTGTGCATCGGCATGCAGCCCGACTCGGAGCAGTGCGTTGCCTGCACGACGAAGTCCGTGGATGTGTAGGCGTTTATCCGTCGATCGTCGAGCATGATCGGCGTAGCGAAGTGCGAGTGCCCGGACCTTACTGGGGTCGCCAACGGCAGTATGAAACACCAGAGAGCAGAGGAAGCAGTCGGCGGAGTCGTCGTCGTCTTCGCATATTGACTGAACGGCGGAGTACGCGTCGTTGACCGCTTGCGGTTCATAGCTGTTATCGGCGACCATTGCTGCGAGCGTGGCGGCCTTCACGCGAAAATCCTTTGCGATGGCTGTGTCGGCTGCGAGCCGTAGGAATTCGGGGGCCTCTCCGGTTGTGCCGAGCGTGAACATGTTCGCTTCCGCTGCGTACAGGCAGAAGTCATCCTCGCCCGCGACGTTGCATCTCATTCGCCGCCGGAGTGCGCTTCGCTCCTGGCAGGCGGACAATACCCCATGCCAATCCGCACACAGACGGTGGGCCGAGATCGATCCTTCGAGTGCCCCCAACCGTTCTGTATCAGAAGTCGCAAGTCCTCGTGCAGTTGTGTACGCAGCAGTCGCCTCTTCGCCCATTCCGAGTCCGATAAGTCTATCCCCTAGCTTCATCGAAGCTCTGAAGGCACGTCCCGTGTCTCCCGCCTGCTCCCAGTGTGTCACGCAGTCGCCCGATAATGCGCTCGAATCATCAGCATCCGCCTCGGTCTCCAGAATCGCTGCTGCCCTGCTGTGCGCGAAAGCGATTACGGACGGCATCGCGAGCGAGATCGCAACGTCTCCGACGAGACGGTGGCGGCACCATACGAGTTGTCCCTTCGTCGACACGAGGCCGGCCTCCTCTAGTTCGTCGAGAGCTGCCATCAAGTCTGCAGCGGGAAACTCTAGTGCTTGCATGAGGCGCGCGGTTGTGGCGCGAGATTCGAGAATGGAGATCATGAGCAATGAACGCTGCGCGTCCTTGCCAAGCGCGGAATGTTGTGCTGCAATGAGTTCGCGGATAGTGGGCGGCGTTTGCTCTGGGTCCTCTCGACGCCCAAAATGCGCCGCCAGCTCAGCGAGATAGAACGGATTGCCCTGCGCCAGCGCGGCCAGGCGCTGCGCGCTGTCGTCGCTGATGTCGACTTGGTTCTTGCTGGACCACTGATACAAGAAGCGGAGTGATTCTTCACGACTGAAAGGGGCGAGGCGTACAACGTGAGGGAGGCGCGCGCAGGAACGGAAGGTGAGGATGCCGAATTCTGCTGGAAGCCTACGCGCTGCGAGCAGGAACAGCACGGGGCGAGTGCCGACGCGATCCCAGACGTCTACGAGCACTCTCCAAGTCGTCGGGTGAAGTCGCTCGGCGTCGTCGATGAAGATGACTAACGGAGCTTCTTCCGCGATCGCCGAGATGAGCTCTGCGAATGCCTGAACAAGTTGCGCGTACAGGATTTCGGCAGCGATGCCGACGAGGCTCCACACAGCGACGGTGTCAGGCATGCCGAGCCTTCGCATGTATGACAGGTGCTCCTGTGCGCACCCCAGCGCTCCCGGCAGCGTGAGAAGTTGCTGTCCGACGGACACGAGCGTACTTAGCGGGCTAAAGCTATCGCCCGCCGACGTCACGTATGTCGTCAGTGTGGCGCCGTCAAGTGCGGCGAGTCGGAGCACTTCACCTGACAGTCGACTCTTTCCGACGCCGGCCTCACCCGTGATGAAGGCCGCCCGAGACGTGCCGCTGCAGGCTTCCCGAAAGAGGGCGCGTATTGCGGCGAAGTCACCTGCGCGCCCGATGAACGGCACTTCGAAGCGCGGTGGAGAAGTCGTGTCGTCGAGCACCTCTGACACACGTTTCCGTAGGAGGCGCGCCGGTAGTTGTAGGTGTGCGTTTACGACCCCCACTTCCTCTTCGTAGTTGTCCAACAGCTTCAACGCCTCGATCTTGCTGCCTTCCAGCGCGAGCGCTTCGGCCAGTCCCATCGTGCCGACTTCGTTAAGCGGATCGAGCGCCAGGAGTGCCCGCGCGACCTGGCCCATATCGTCGAATCGCCCGCTGCTACGCGCTTCCGCCACCTCGTGCGCAAGTGCTCGACGTAGGCGTGTAGCTACACGAGCCCTCGACTCCTCTAACCAGTGTGCGAATGGCTCCCCTAGATCCGGGTCGTATGACGGGAGAAACGGTACAGCGCCCAGCCGCATCAACTCGTCCCGTGACGGTGCATCGTACAGTAGGTCGTGGACGTCAGCTTCCACTTCCGACCAGTCGAGCACCACGATGCCGGAGCGCAGTCGCAAGGGTACGCCCTGCTGCCGAAGCCTATACATCGCCTGCCGCAGGCAGTGACGGCCGTCTTCAATATCCGCCCGCGACCATATCCGCGTCACCAACTCGTCACGGGCGATGCCGTTGGGTGGACCTAGCAGGACACTGAGCAGCAGCGCGAAGTGCACGGCCGAATCTGGGGCGATTCGGGCGGAGCGCGTGTTGAAGACACACTGGCCGAAGGTGAAGGCACGAAGCACAGGAATACTCCGCGGGGAGTGCGGCACCGAGATGGCGGTCCGACTCCCCCAAAGATCGCGGCCCGCGTCACGCAGCCGTCACGCAGGCCGTACTAATGTGCATCGGGCAAGTCTTCGTAGCGACCTTACACGGCGCTCACCGCTTCAACACCAATCCCACGATCCGCTCCGCCCCCACCCCCTCCGCCTCCGCCTGGAAGTTCATCACCATCCGGTGCCGCAGCACCGTCATCGCCACGCTCCGCACGTCGTCGATGTCCGGCACCGGGCGCCCGTCCATCGCCGCCCGCGCCTTGGCCCCCAGTATCAGGTACTGCGACGCGCGCGGCCCCGTCCCGTACGACACGTACTTCCGGATCTCCGCGTGCGCGTCGGGCTCGCTGGGACGCGTCGAGCGCGCCAGCCCCACCGCGAACTTCACCACGCTCGGCGGCGCCGGCATCCGCCGCACCAGCCGCTGCAGCTCCAGCACCTCGTCCCCCTTCAACACCGGCTCTATCGTCACCTCGCCCGCGCCGGTGGTCGACGTCACGATCCGCTCCTCCTCCTCGAAGCTCGGATACCCCACGTTCAGCTCGAACATGAAGCGGTCCAGCTGCGCCTCGGGCAACGGATACGTGGCCTCCTGCTCGATGGGGTTCTGCGTGGCCAGCACGAAGAACGGCGACGGCAACTTGTGCGTCTGCCCCGCCACCGTCACCGTGCGCTCCTGCATGGCCTGCAACAGCGCGCTCTGCGTCTTTGGCGGGGCCCGGTTGATCTCGTCGGCCAGCACCACGTTGGCGAACACCGGCCCCTTCACGAACTTGAAGACCCGGCGCCCCGTGGCGTGATCCTCCTCCAGCAGCTCGGTCCCGGTGATGTCGCCCGGCATCAGGTCGGGGGTGAACTGCACGCGCGAGAA contains:
- a CDS encoding AAA family ATPase, with protein sequence MGTTEQAQAQALTDQRDLELLKKLSASRKALLAQIGRRIIGQQEIVENLVAAILAGGHVVIVGVPGLAKTLLVQTVAEALDLSFSRVQFTPDLMPGDITGTELLEEDHATGRRVFKFVKGPVFANVVLADEINRAPPKTQSALLQAMQERTVTVAGQTHKLPSPFFVLATQNPIEQEATYPLPEAQLDRFMFELNVGYPSFEEEERIVTSTTGAGEVTIEPVLKGDEVLELQRLVRRMPAPPSVVKFAVGLARSTRPSEPDAHAEIRKYVSYGTGPRASQYLILGAKARAAMDGRPVPDIDDVRSVAMTVLRHRMVMNFQAEAEGVGAERIVGLVLKR